The Agrococcus carbonis genome has a window encoding:
- a CDS encoding PAC2 family protein produces MFEPHELTLPLEDLETVPRGLDLVIALHGFVDAGSAAEAAAAAILDTLPYRGIVEFDTDLLIDHRSRRPRMLFNEDHIEEYLPHSLTLLQVEDDAGAPFLLLTGPEPDWMWERFTDALLGLHERLGIASTTIITSIGMPVPHTRPLVSTVSGNRAELIEQYSAWRPVSSVPASVIHRIEHRLQTTAPVSTFTVLVPHYVGESGSAGPALAALEGVTSATSLAFRTEELRQADREFQQLVAQQMETNEELQRIVHTLEARYDAFMAQSSVRSPLTDEDGTLPSADEIAEELERYLQQRRRPGSDPLG; encoded by the coding sequence GTGTTCGAACCCCACGAGCTGACGCTGCCCCTCGAGGATCTCGAGACCGTGCCCCGCGGCCTCGACCTCGTGATCGCGCTCCACGGCTTCGTCGACGCGGGCTCCGCCGCCGAGGCGGCCGCCGCCGCGATCCTCGACACCCTGCCCTACCGCGGGATCGTCGAGTTCGACACCGACCTGCTCATCGACCACCGCTCGCGCCGCCCCCGCATGCTCTTCAACGAGGACCACATCGAGGAGTACCTGCCGCACTCGCTCACGCTCCTGCAGGTCGAGGACGACGCCGGCGCCCCCTTCCTGCTGCTCACGGGGCCCGAGCCCGACTGGATGTGGGAGCGGTTCACGGATGCGCTGCTCGGCCTGCACGAGCGCCTCGGCATCGCGAGCACCACGATCATCACGTCGATCGGCATGCCCGTGCCGCACACGCGGCCCCTCGTCTCGACGGTGTCCGGCAACCGCGCCGAGCTCATCGAGCAGTACTCCGCCTGGCGGCCCGTCTCGTCGGTGCCGGCGTCGGTCATCCACCGCATCGAGCACCGCCTGCAGACGACCGCGCCCGTGTCGACGTTCACCGTGCTCGTGCCGCACTACGTCGGCGAGTCCGGATCCGCCGGGCCGGCGCTCGCGGCGCTCGAGGGAGTGACGAGCGCCACGTCGCTCGCGTTCCGCACCGAGGAGCTGCGGCAGGCCGACCGCGAGTTCCAGCAGCTCGTCGCCCAGCAGATGGAGACGAACGAGGAGCTGCAGCGCATCGTGCACACCCTCGAGGCCCGCTACGACGCGTTCATGGCGCAGTCGTCGGTGCGCTCGCCCCTCACCGACGAGGACGGGACGCTGCCGAGCGCCGACGAGATCGCGGAGGAGCTCGAGCGCTACCTGCAGCAGCGGCGCCGCCCGGGCTCGGACCCGCTGGGATGA
- a CDS encoding leucyl aminopeptidase: MPFPALSIIATPEDATAELIVHGVHAGETPSAAGFDPELLADLGITGKREQVTRAVVDGRKVAFVGLGDSASADRLREAAGAAVRALRDVPSLALALPAASAQDVQAVLEGAALGAYRYDAKRKRDEDAPRVCEIAVVAGDAEVSAYAVQSAGVAAQAVWTTRDLANTPPNLLSPVDFADRVVASAADAGLSVVVRDEERLRREGFGGIIGVGQGSSRPPRLVTVEHAPENATRHVVLVGKGITFDSGGLSLKPAASMQHMKYDMTGAATVYAVTVAAAALQLPIRITAHLCLAENLVSSTATRPDDVITMRGGTTVEVTNTDAEGRLVMADGLVLASEAQPDAIIDVATLTGAQVIALGNRVSGVMGNDEAIVDAVLQASREVGEQVWPMPIPEEMRPMLDSEVADLANAKVGNRAGGMLLAAAFLNEFIGERDGSPIPWAHIDIAGPSTNTGTPFGYTPTGATGVVVRGLLRTLSKMSRSAE; the protein is encoded by the coding sequence ATGCCCTTCCCAGCACTCTCCATCATCGCCACGCCCGAGGACGCGACCGCCGAGCTGATCGTGCACGGCGTGCACGCCGGCGAGACCCCCTCGGCCGCGGGCTTCGACCCCGAGCTGCTCGCCGACCTCGGCATCACCGGCAAGCGCGAGCAGGTGACGCGCGCGGTCGTCGACGGCCGCAAGGTCGCCTTCGTCGGCCTCGGCGACTCGGCGAGCGCCGACCGGCTGCGCGAGGCGGCCGGCGCCGCGGTCCGGGCGCTGCGCGACGTGCCGTCGCTCGCGCTCGCGCTCCCGGCGGCCTCCGCCCAGGACGTGCAGGCCGTGCTCGAGGGCGCGGCCCTCGGCGCGTACCGCTACGACGCGAAGCGCAAGCGCGACGAGGACGCCCCGCGGGTGTGCGAGATCGCGGTCGTCGCCGGCGACGCCGAGGTCTCCGCGTACGCCGTGCAGAGCGCCGGCGTCGCCGCGCAGGCCGTGTGGACGACGCGCGACCTCGCGAACACGCCCCCCAACCTCCTGAGCCCCGTCGACTTCGCCGACCGCGTCGTCGCCAGCGCCGCGGACGCCGGGCTCAGCGTCGTCGTGCGCGACGAGGAGCGACTGCGCCGCGAGGGGTTCGGCGGCATCATCGGCGTCGGCCAGGGCTCGAGCCGTCCGCCGCGCCTCGTGACGGTCGAGCACGCGCCCGAGAACGCCACCCGCCACGTCGTGCTGGTCGGCAAGGGCATCACGTTCGACTCGGGCGGCCTCTCGCTCAAGCCCGCCGCCTCGATGCAGCACATGAAGTACGACATGACGGGGGCCGCGACGGTCTACGCCGTCACGGTCGCCGCGGCCGCCCTGCAGCTGCCGATCCGCATCACGGCGCACCTGTGCCTCGCCGAGAACCTCGTCTCCTCGACCGCGACGCGCCCGGACGACGTCATCACCATGCGCGGCGGCACGACGGTCGAGGTGACGAACACCGACGCCGAGGGCCGGCTCGTCATGGCCGACGGCCTCGTGCTCGCGAGCGAGGCGCAGCCCGACGCGATCATCGACGTCGCGACCCTCACGGGCGCCCAGGTCATCGCGCTCGGCAACCGGGTGAGCGGTGTGATGGGCAACGACGAGGCCATCGTGGATGCGGTGCTGCAGGCATCGCGCGAGGTCGGCGAGCAGGTGTGGCCGATGCCGATCCCCGAGGAGATGCGGCCCATGCTCGACTCGGAGGTCGCCGACCTCGCGAACGCGAAGGTCGGGAACCGCGCCGGCGGCATGCTGCTCGCCGCCGCGTTCCTCAACGAGTTCATCGGCGAGCGCGACGGCTCCCCCATCCCGTGGGCGCACATCGACATCGCCGGGCCGTCGACCAACACCGGCACGCCGTTCGGCTACACGCCCACCGGCGCGACCGGCGTCGTCGTGCGCGGGCTGCTGCGCACGCTGTCGAAGATGTCGCGCTCGGCGGAGTGA
- the lpdA gene encoding dihydrolipoyl dehydrogenase, producing MSDQSFDIVVLGGGSAGYAVALRAVQLGKSAAVVEKDKLGGTCLHRGCVPTKAMLHSAEVADEVRDAGHAGVQAELQGIDIAGVSAFRDGIVSKKFKGLQGLLKAKGIPVFEGEGKLTSPTTVQVGDQTLTGRNIVLATGSYAKTLPGLEITGNVITSEQALQLDWIPQRVAILGGGVIGVEFASVWRAFGAEVTIIEGLPHLVANEEESVSKQFERAYKKRGIQFKLGARFSGVTQDESGVHVSLETGETIDADLLLVAVGRGPNTAGVGYEEVGVQLDRGFVTVDDRLQTSVPGVYAVGDITPGLQLAHRGYQQGIFVAEEIAGLNPRKVEDINIPKVTYSDPEVASIGYSEAKAKEQFGEDRIETYEYSLGGNAKSEIVGTTGSVKAVRVKDGPVVGVHMIGRRVSELIGEAQLIVNWEAYPEDVSQLIHAHPTQHEALGETMLKLAGTPLHAI from the coding sequence GTGTCCGATCAGAGCTTTGACATCGTCGTCCTGGGTGGGGGCAGCGCCGGCTACGCCGTCGCGCTGCGGGCCGTCCAGCTCGGCAAGAGCGCCGCCGTCGTCGAGAAGGACAAGCTGGGCGGCACCTGCCTGCACCGCGGCTGCGTGCCGACGAAGGCGATGCTGCACTCGGCCGAGGTCGCCGACGAGGTGCGCGACGCCGGCCACGCCGGCGTGCAGGCCGAGCTCCAGGGCATCGACATCGCGGGCGTCTCGGCGTTCCGCGACGGCATCGTCTCGAAGAAGTTCAAGGGCCTCCAGGGCCTCCTCAAGGCCAAGGGCATCCCGGTCTTCGAGGGCGAGGGCAAGCTCACCTCCCCCACGACCGTCCAGGTCGGCGACCAGACCCTCACGGGCCGAAACATCGTGCTCGCGACCGGCTCGTACGCGAAGACGCTCCCCGGCCTCGAGATCACCGGCAACGTCATCACGAGCGAGCAGGCGCTGCAGCTCGACTGGATCCCGCAGCGCGTCGCGATCCTCGGCGGCGGCGTGATCGGCGTCGAGTTCGCGAGCGTCTGGCGCGCCTTCGGCGCCGAGGTCACGATCATCGAGGGCCTCCCCCACCTCGTCGCGAACGAGGAGGAGTCGGTCTCGAAGCAGTTCGAGCGCGCCTACAAGAAGCGCGGCATCCAGTTCAAGCTCGGCGCCCGCTTCTCGGGCGTCACGCAGGACGAGTCGGGCGTGCACGTCTCCCTCGAGACGGGCGAGACGATCGACGCCGACCTGCTGCTCGTCGCGGTCGGCCGCGGCCCGAACACCGCCGGCGTCGGCTACGAGGAGGTCGGCGTGCAGCTCGACCGCGGCTTCGTGACGGTCGACGACCGCCTGCAGACGTCGGTGCCCGGCGTCTACGCCGTCGGCGACATCACGCCCGGCCTGCAGCTCGCGCACCGCGGCTACCAGCAGGGCATCTTCGTCGCCGAGGAGATCGCGGGCCTGAACCCCCGCAAGGTCGAGGACATCAACATCCCCAAGGTCACCTACAGCGACCCCGAGGTCGCCTCGATCGGCTACTCGGAGGCGAAGGCCAAGGAGCAGTTCGGCGAGGACCGCATCGAGACCTACGAGTACTCGCTCGGCGGCAACGCCAAGAGCGAGATCGTCGGCACGACCGGCTCGGTCAAGGCCGTGCGCGTCAAGGACGGCCCCGTCGTCGGCGTCCACATGATCGGCCGCCGCGTGAGCGAGCTCATCGGCGAGGCGCAGCTCATCGTGAACTGGGAGGCGTACCCCGAGGACGTCTCGCAGCTCATCCACGCCCACCCCACCCAGCACGAGGCGCTCGGCGAGACGATGCTGAAGCTCGCCGGCACGCCCCTCCACGCCATCTGA
- the sucB gene encoding 2-oxoglutarate dehydrogenase, E2 component, dihydrolipoamide succinyltransferase, with amino-acid sequence MTDIKLPELGESVTEGTITRWLKAVGDEIAVDEPIVEISTDKVDTEVPSPIAGTITEILAEEDDTVEVGAVIARVGDAGEAPAEEAPAEEAPAEEAAEAAQQAEEPAAETATEGTDSEADQEADEESAAEAQESPSKESEEQAAPAEAAQESAPAASGGQDITLPELGESVTEGTITRWLKAVGDEIAVDEPIVEISTDKVDTEVPSPIAGTITEILAEEDDTVEVGAVIARVGGQASSDAPAAEAPEAEPAKTDEPPAESTGSAEAQDAAPAEQPEPAKPSTEQPEPAKAEEPAEEPEPAAEAKSAEEAKPAEAAEPAEAPKAAPAAPAAPAKPAPPAPAAPAAPAASGSSAAYVTPIVRKLANEKGVDLGSLQGTGVGGRIRKEDVLAAAEAAPAAAPAAAAAAPIEAEVSELRGTTAKMSRLRKIVATRAVESMQTLAQLTTVVEVDVTKVAQLREAKKAAFQEETGNKLTFLPFFTQAAVQALKSHPLINATDDGETITYPATENLAMAVDTERGLLTPVIRDASSKSIKELTAEIADLAQRTRDNQLKPDELSGGTFTLTNTGSRGALFDTPVVFQPQRAILGVGTVVKRPVVVQVDGQDSIAIRSMVFLALSYDHRIIDGADAARYLGQVKAHLESGQFEV; translated from the coding sequence ATGACTGACATCAAGCTCCCCGAGCTCGGCGAGAGCGTCACCGAGGGCACGATCACCCGCTGGCTCAAGGCGGTCGGCGACGAGATCGCCGTCGACGAGCCCATCGTCGAGATCTCGACCGACAAGGTCGACACCGAGGTGCCGTCGCCCATCGCGGGCACGATCACCGAGATCCTCGCCGAGGAGGACGACACCGTCGAGGTCGGCGCCGTCATCGCCCGCGTCGGCGACGCCGGCGAGGCGCCCGCCGAGGAGGCTCCCGCGGAGGAGGCCCCGGCGGAGGAGGCTGCCGAGGCTGCGCAGCAGGCCGAGGAGCCCGCCGCCGAGACCGCGACCGAGGGCACCGACAGCGAGGCCGACCAGGAGGCCGACGAGGAGTCGGCCGCCGAGGCGCAGGAGTCTCCGTCCAAGGAGTCGGAGGAGCAGGCCGCGCCCGCGGAGGCTGCGCAGGAGTCGGCGCCGGCGGCGTCTGGCGGCCAGGACATCACGCTGCCCGAGCTCGGCGAGAGCGTCACCGAGGGCACGATCACCCGCTGGCTCAAGGCGGTCGGCGACGAGATCGCCGTCGACGAGCCCATCGTCGAGATCTCGACCGACAAGGTCGACACCGAGGTGCCGTCGCCCATCGCGGGCACGATCACCGAGATCCTCGCCGAGGAGGACGACACCGTCGAGGTCGGCGCGGTCATCGCCCGCGTCGGCGGCCAGGCGTCGTCGGATGCTCCGGCGGCCGAGGCGCCCGAGGCCGAGCCGGCGAAGACGGACGAGCCCCCGGCCGAGTCGACCGGCTCCGCCGAGGCGCAGGACGCGGCGCCCGCCGAGCAGCCGGAGCCCGCGAAGCCCTCGACCGAGCAGCCCGAGCCGGCGAAGGCCGAGGAGCCGGCCGAGGAGCCGGAGCCTGCCGCCGAGGCGAAGTCCGCGGAGGAGGCGAAGCCCGCCGAGGCCGCGGAGCCCGCTGAGGCACCCAAGGCCGCGCCCGCCGCCCCGGCAGCGCCGGCGAAGCCCGCGCCTCCGGCGCCCGCGGCTCCCGCGGCGCCGGCCGCATCCGGCTCGTCCGCGGCCTACGTCACGCCCATCGTGCGCAAGCTCGCGAACGAGAAGGGCGTCGACCTCGGCTCGCTGCAGGGCACGGGCGTCGGCGGCCGCATCCGCAAGGAGGACGTGCTCGCCGCTGCGGAGGCCGCTCCCGCGGCAGCGCCCGCGGCCGCAGCCGCCGCACCGATCGAGGCCGAGGTCTCGGAGCTGCGCGGCACGACCGCGAAGATGTCGCGCCTGCGCAAGATCGTCGCCACCCGCGCGGTGGAGTCGATGCAGACGCTCGCACAGCTCACGACGGTCGTCGAGGTCGACGTGACGAAGGTCGCGCAGCTGCGCGAGGCGAAGAAGGCCGCGTTCCAGGAGGAGACGGGCAACAAGCTCACCTTCCTGCCGTTCTTCACGCAGGCGGCGGTGCAGGCCCTCAAGTCGCACCCGCTCATCAACGCGACCGACGACGGCGAGACGATCACCTACCCTGCGACCGAGAACCTCGCGATGGCGGTCGACACCGAGCGCGGCCTGCTCACGCCGGTCATCCGCGACGCGAGCTCCAAGAGCATCAAGGAGCTCACGGCCGAGATCGCCGATCTCGCCCAGCGCACGCGCGACAACCAGCTGAAGCCGGACGAGCTCTCGGGCGGCACCTTCACGCTGACCAACACCGGCTCGCGCGGCGCGCTGTTCGACACGCCCGTCGTGTTCCAGCCGCAGCGCGCCATCCTCGGCGTCGGCACGGTCGTGAAGCGTCCCGTGGTGGTGCAGGTCGACGGGCAGGACTCCATCGCGATCCGCTCGATGGTCTTCCTCGCGCTGTCGTACGACCACCGCATCATCGACGGCGCCGACGCCGCCCGCTACCTGGGCCAGGTCAAGGCGCACCTCGAGTCGGGCCAGTTCGAGGTTTGA
- a CDS encoding protein kinase family protein, giving the protein MDDETLTIAGYPLVRALRRDDRREVWVGADASSAGVELHRALTGEDAALAREAEALLAAEHPHLLPVLDVATDGGAVLVRPLVPHDLAAWLVQRRAPRPGEAVTALAPVASALAALHAIGASAGGCDAHEVRLDGDGAPMLVAAGACVETLRPTPAWREESAGVAADIASWRALAVAVLEAGGESLPAEVEGALERHDLAAAAEALLAAWPALPLALETASPPPAAPAPGRMRRRERPAGLDRVLARVALLAERSAERAGPLVPAAVAALSRVRPRFWAVAGGGAAAAIVSALLLASPGDAGAVGADPAPIAYERGGAGAPEAPDGRAAAEDGATAPAQHDGAGGPDEAVAPGEAASESAEAAGSATPDADPVAAAAALLAEREACLDADDAACLVLLHEPGSPQLGADEPWRMPADGRLEVVQRLGDAWLLRVVSETAPASVLVMSTEAGWTLRDAWSD; this is encoded by the coding sequence GTGGACGACGAGACGCTGACGATCGCTGGCTACCCGCTGGTGCGGGCGCTGCGCCGCGACGACCGGCGCGAGGTGTGGGTGGGGGCGGATGCGTCGAGCGCGGGCGTCGAGCTGCACCGCGCGCTCACGGGTGAGGACGCCGCGCTCGCGCGAGAGGCCGAGGCGCTGCTCGCCGCCGAGCACCCGCACCTGCTGCCCGTGCTCGACGTCGCGACCGACGGCGGCGCGGTGCTCGTGCGGCCGCTCGTGCCGCACGACCTCGCCGCGTGGCTCGTGCAGCGCCGCGCACCGCGGCCCGGCGAGGCGGTGACGGCACTGGCCCCCGTCGCGTCGGCGCTCGCCGCGCTGCACGCGATCGGCGCGAGCGCGGGCGGCTGCGACGCGCACGAGGTGCGGCTCGACGGCGACGGGGCGCCGATGCTGGTCGCCGCGGGCGCATGCGTCGAGACCCTGCGGCCGACGCCGGCGTGGCGGGAGGAGAGCGCGGGCGTCGCGGCCGACATCGCCTCGTGGCGTGCCCTCGCCGTCGCCGTGCTCGAGGCCGGCGGCGAGTCGCTCCCGGCCGAGGTCGAGGGCGCGCTCGAGCGCCACGACCTCGCGGCGGCCGCGGAGGCGCTCCTCGCGGCGTGGCCTGCGCTGCCGCTCGCGCTCGAGACGGCGTCGCCACCCCCTGCGGCCCCGGCGCCGGGCCGGATGCGTCGGCGCGAGCGGCCGGCGGGGCTCGACCGGGTGCTGGCCCGGGTCGCGCTGCTCGCGGAGCGCTCGGCCGAGCGCGCGGGACCGCTCGTGCCCGCCGCGGTCGCGGCGCTCTCGCGAGTGCGCCCACGGTTCTGGGCCGTCGCGGGCGGCGGGGCCGCGGCGGCGATCGTGTCCGCGCTCCTGCTCGCATCGCCGGGCGACGCGGGTGCGGTCGGCGCGGACCCCGCACCGATCGCATACGAGCGGGGCGGCGCCGGTGCGCCGGAGGCTCCGGACGGCCGCGCGGCAGCCGAGGACGGTGCGACAGCCCCGGCGCAGCACGACGGCGCCGGCGGGCCCGACGAGGCTGTAGCGCCTGGGGAGGCCGCGTCCGAGTCGGCGGAGGCCGCCGGCTCCGCGACTCCGGACGCCGATCCGGTCGCAGCGGCCGCCGCGCTGCTCGCGGAGCGGGAGGCGTGCCTCGACGCCGACGACGCCGCGTGCCTCGTGCTGCTGCACGAGCCGGGCAGCCCGCAGCTCGGGGCCGACGAGCCGTGGCGCATGCCCGCGGACGGCCGGCTCGAGGTCGTGCAGCGGCTCGGCGACGCGTGGCTGCTGCGGGTGGTGTCGGAGACGGCACCGGCCTCGGTGCTCGTGATGAGCACCGAGGCCGGGTGGACGCTGCGCGACGCCTGGTCTGACTAA
- a CDS encoding DUF4191 domain-containing protein, with amino-acid sequence MARDSEKEPGRLKTMWSIFQMTRRNDKLALPLMLLAFFGPIIVVTVLAIVFRQDVLFLVLWIISGVLIGLMLMMMTLTWRAEKIAFAQIEGRPGAVGAVLKNGLRGNWTTSEMPVGVNPRTQDAVYRAVGKPGVVLIAEGPKERVARLLGEEQRKVKRIVPNVPVHVIEVGPDSDLELRRLTRSMRRLKKTLTRAEVMAVANRLTSLGQANLPIPKGIDPRRVRPGRPR; translated from the coding sequence ATGGCACGCGACAGCGAGAAGGAGCCCGGCAGGCTCAAGACGATGTGGTCCATCTTCCAGATGACCCGCAGGAACGACAAGCTGGCGCTGCCGCTCATGCTGCTCGCGTTCTTCGGGCCGATCATCGTCGTGACGGTGCTCGCGATCGTCTTCCGCCAGGACGTGCTGTTCCTCGTGCTGTGGATCATCTCGGGCGTGCTCATCGGTCTGATGCTCATGATGATGACGCTCACCTGGCGGGCCGAGAAGATCGCGTTCGCGCAGATCGAGGGCCGGCCGGGCGCCGTGGGCGCAGTGCTGAAGAACGGCCTGCGCGGCAACTGGACGACGAGCGAGATGCCCGTGGGCGTCAACCCGCGCACGCAGGACGCCGTGTACCGCGCCGTCGGCAAGCCGGGCGTCGTGCTGATCGCCGAGGGCCCGAAGGAGCGCGTCGCCCGCCTGCTCGGCGAGGAGCAGCGCAAGGTCAAGCGCATCGTGCCGAACGTGCCGGTGCACGTCATCGAGGTCGGTCCCGACTCCGACCTCGAGCTGCGCCGCCTCACGCGCTCGATGCGGCGGCTGAAGAAGACGCTCACGCGCGCCGAGGTCATGGCCGTCGCCAACCGCCTCACCTCGCTCGGCCAGGCGAACCTGCCCATCCCGAAGGGCATCGACCCGCGCCGCGTGCGCCCCGGTCGCCCCCGCTGA
- the glnA gene encoding type I glutamate--ammonia ligase, which translates to MFKDSSEVLAYIKDEGVAFLDIRFTDLPGVQQHFNIPASTVDEEFFSVGQLFDGSSIRGFANIHESDMQLIPDVSTAYIDPFREAKTLVMLFDIYNPRTGEIYHRDPRQVAHKAEQYLASTGIADTAFFAPEAEFYIFDDVRYDVKPQQSFFAVDSEEGAWNSGRVEEGGNLGNKTPYKGGYFPVSPVDKQADLRDDIVLKLEAIGLQVERSHHEVGTGGQAEINYRFNTMVKAADEILAFKYIVKNTAEEWGKTATFMPKPLFGDNGSGMHTHQSLWLDGKPLFFDENGYGNLSDTARWYIGGLLAHAPAVLAFTNPSINSYRRLVKGYEAPINLVYSAGNRSAAIRIPITGSNPKAKRIEFRAPDAASNPYLAFAAQMMAGLDGIKNRIEPMDPIDKDLYELPPEEAKGIPQVPGSLEEALVALENDHDFLLEGNVFTKDLIDTWIAYKREHEILPMALRPHPYEFELYYGV; encoded by the coding sequence ATGTTCAAGGATTCCTCCGAGGTCCTCGCCTACATCAAGGACGAGGGGGTGGCCTTCCTCGACATCCGCTTCACCGACCTGCCGGGCGTGCAGCAGCACTTCAACATCCCCGCCTCGACGGTGGACGAGGAGTTCTTCAGCGTCGGCCAGCTCTTCGACGGCTCGTCGATCCGCGGCTTCGCGAACATCCACGAGTCGGACATGCAGCTCATCCCCGACGTCTCCACGGCGTACATCGACCCGTTCCGCGAGGCGAAGACGCTCGTCATGCTCTTCGACATCTACAACCCGCGCACGGGCGAGATCTACCACCGCGACCCCCGCCAGGTGGCGCACAAGGCCGAGCAGTACCTCGCCTCGACCGGCATCGCCGACACCGCGTTCTTCGCGCCCGAGGCGGAGTTCTACATCTTCGACGACGTGCGCTACGACGTGAAGCCGCAGCAGTCGTTCTTCGCCGTCGACTCGGAGGAGGGCGCCTGGAACTCGGGCCGCGTCGAGGAGGGCGGCAACCTCGGCAACAAGACGCCCTACAAGGGCGGCTACTTCCCCGTCTCCCCCGTCGACAAGCAGGCCGACCTGCGCGACGACATCGTGCTCAAGCTCGAGGCGATCGGCCTCCAGGTCGAGCGCAGCCACCACGAGGTGGGCACCGGCGGCCAGGCCGAGATCAACTACCGCTTCAACACGATGGTCAAGGCGGCCGACGAGATCCTCGCCTTCAAGTACATCGTGAAGAACACGGCCGAGGAGTGGGGCAAGACCGCGACCTTCATGCCGAAGCCGCTCTTCGGCGACAACGGCTCGGGCATGCACACGCACCAGTCGCTGTGGCTCGACGGCAAGCCGCTCTTCTTCGACGAGAACGGCTACGGCAACCTCTCCGACACGGCCCGCTGGTACATCGGCGGCCTGCTCGCCCACGCGCCCGCCGTGCTCGCGTTCACGAACCCGTCGATCAACTCCTACCGCCGCCTCGTGAAGGGCTACGAGGCTCCGATCAACCTCGTCTACTCGGCCGGCAACCGCTCGGCCGCGATCCGCATCCCGATCACGGGCTCGAACCCGAAGGCCAAGCGCATCGAGTTCCGCGCGCCGGACGCCGCGTCGAACCCCTACCTCGCGTTCGCGGCGCAGATGATGGCCGGCCTCGACGGCATCAAGAACCGCATCGAGCCGATGGACCCGATCGACAAGGACCTCTACGAGCTGCCGCCCGAGGAGGCCAAGGGCATCCCGCAGGTGCCGGGCTCGCTCGAGGAGGCGCTCGTCGCGCTCGAGAACGACCACGACTTCCTGCTCGAGGGCAACGTCTTCACGAAGGACCTCATCGACACCTGGATCGCCTACAAGCGGGAGCACGAGATCCTGCCGATGGCGCTGCGTCCGCACCCGTACGAGTTCGAGCTCTACTACGGCGTCTGA